GGGGGTGTCACCGTCCCCGGGGGTGCCCCAAGTCCCAACGGGGCTGGGATTTAGGAAGGCGTCTCCGCTGTGACGGCCCCAAATATTGAGCAGgaccttcaaaaaaaaaaaaaataaaaaaaaaacacattttttacagCAAGGGCTCCGACCCCgcaattttttaaagcaaaggcTCCAATCTCTCGATTTTTTGAAGCAAAAATCCCACCGTCTTGATAGTAAAGGCCCCAGCCCcaccattttttaaagcaaaggcTCCGACCCCACAATTTTTTACAGTCCCGGGATCTTGATAGCAAAGGCTCCGAccccacatatatatattttttttaaagcacaatcCCCAATCCCtcaattttttaaagcaaagtctCCAATCccccattttttcccatttttttccccaatccCGGGCTCGTCTACGTCTTAATTGATTTGATCACCTCGTGTGTTTGCTGGGATTGAGAGGCCTCAGGACCCCCCCGTGCAGACGTCTTTGTGGTGTCCCCACAGGGTGCAGCAGCAAGGACCCCGGCCCcgtttccccttttttttttttaattttttaggGGGAAAAGAGGCAAATATTTCCTGGGGAATATTTCCTGGGGGGaaatatcccccccccccccccccatccccacgcTGGCCCATCCCTGAGCGGGTTGTTAACGCCGTTGCTGCCTGCGGTGGCTTTGGGTAGCCCCAGGCGCCTGCTCTTTTGTTCCCGAGCGGTGGTGTCACAGTTAGagaaggaataaaggaaaaatatatacgGGTTTTAATGGAAATGGACAGCACCgagttatttcaaataaaaacgcaatgggagaaaaaaaaaccaaacacaactggcaggaagaaaccaaaccGAACGCAACGAAAAACAACGGCTTCAGGAAACCGCGCGCGCGTTAACCCCCCCTCCGCcgacagggcagggggagcagacCCGATCTCGCTATAAATAACCCCAAAATCGTTCTGGGGGAGAATGGTTTTGCGGGAGGCGGTGCTGCTCGGCGGCGGGGCCGTTCCTCGCGGGTCGCAGGGAGCCCAGCATCAGGCGATGAAGTCCAGCGGTCTGTTGAAGCCTCCTTTCCTGTTCATGTACTGCCTGCGGCGGGAGGGGAGGAAACAACATCGGGAACCGAGCCGGGAGCGCCGAAAACCCCAGGGGGCTCCCAGCTCCGGTCCGCTGGCGGCTTTCCAGCTCAGAAAACGGCCTGACGGGGGTTGCGACAGCACGGAGAAGCCACAGGGAATCCAATTCCCCCCAAATTTGTGCACACGAAGGCACAAGAAAAGCTCTGCCCGACCTCGCTGAGACCCGACGCGTTCGGTCGGGGGCTGAAGCCTGGCCCCGCACCTTCTGGAGGCTCCGCAGCCCGGCTGCCCGGCAGGTAACGGGGCTAACGGAGTCTTTCTTCTGcccaagaagcagcagagccgagctctgccctgctctaGCCGCCTCCAGCACGCCCTGCCCGCGTGCCACGTACCTGCGTGCtcttttactttctgtttttgtggTTTCAGGGAAAAACGTGAGGGCTCTGCCAGCCAAACTTTTACCTTTACCAAGGGCAAAAAGAAGCCAGATCGCCCCCCGTTTCTGCCTACAGACAGCAGCCTGGACTTTAATTTCCTCTGAACCGCTTTCACCTCGTAAACAAGGTTATTTTTTATCAGGAAAGTGTGGCAATTCGGTGCAGTTGCAACAGAACCGTGCTGAGACACAGACCTGTACTTCCTCTTCTGCGACACGTTGATGGCGTACGCGTTCGCGGCGCCGTCCACTTTCTTCCcctggaagagaagggaaacGGTCAAAAAGCGAGTGCGCCGCCTGGAGCCTTCCTGGGAAAGGGACAGCACGGGAGGGATGAGGACGGTTAACAcaggaaaggttaaaaaaaaaaacatcagtgcCAGAGCTCTGGGCTGTAAAGGGCGAGCCCCACACTCAGTTTGGGCGTCCCGACAGCAGGGACTCGTGCTTGGGTGTACAAACGTCGCAGGAATGAGCCCGGTGCTCCGGCTGATCCCAGCCCGCGCTCACTTTGGTCGTGTCAAAAGAGGCAAATCCCATCATTTTCATCATCTCGATTTCCTCTTCCGTCTTGCCTTGCAGATCTTCCTCTGAAAAGGCAACGAGAAAGGAGAGTTCGCCTCCTGCAGCCACGAGCATCAACCAGGAATAAAGAATCTTTCTGTGCTGGCCACAACCTCGCGGAGCCAGGGGTGAGTTAACGCCCCAGGACTCTGCCTCTGTACCCGTGATCTGGCGCTCCTTGCCCTTGGAGTCCTTTATCTCCTTCTTCTCCTCGTCTCGCCTCTCCTTCAGCCGCggtggggaggaggagctggatCTGTGCCGCCTCGGCGACCTGACGTTGACAACGCACACAGGGCTCAGCTCCACGGCTGCGAGGAGGCGCTGGGAACATCCCCGTGCCGCACTCCGCTCCCTCCCGACAGCGATGCTGGCACCAAGAACTTCTCCACCCCATTTTTTGCCCCTCTCTCCCCCGTTTTCTCTCCCTCACCTGGACCGTCGCCTGTGCGGGGAGCGAGACCGACTCCtcctcctgtccctgtcccGGGACCGCgacctctccctcctcctcctctccctctccctcgAAGTGGACCGCGAGCGCCTGCGGTCTGCGGGGAGGCACAGGAGAAACGCGGCTCCCCCTTTACCCCCGCACCAGCACCGAGCTTCTCCCGTTAATTCCCAGCCccaaacccccccaaaaaaaccctaaaccgccccaaatcccccccaaGCCCCCTTAAACTCCCCCAACGTCCCCCAGACCCCCCAAAANNNNNNNNNNNNNNNNNNNNNNNNNNNNNNNNNNNNNNNNNNNNNNNNNNNNNNNNNNNNNNNNNNNNNNNNNNNNNNNNNNNNNNNNNNNNNNNNNNNNACAgcagcaccccctgcccacACCGAGCCCCTCACCCCCTCCAGGCACCGCACACCAGACCCTGGCCGGGCTCGGGGgggtgggcggggggggggggcttagGGACCCCGCCAGGCCCCACCGGCGCCCCCCGGGCCCGTTCCCCGCATCAGGCCCCACGGGGACGGGCCCCGCATCCCCCTCACCCCCGGTCCTCAGAGGCCCGTGCCCTCCCCACCGCCTCTCCCCGTGCCCCCGGGGCCTCCCCCCGGTCTCCCCCCGGTGCCGGGCCCGGCGCCTTCCCCTCACCGCGCCGTGGAGGCGAACGGGAGCGGCTGCGGCCCATGGCGCCGCCCGGCGGGCCCCCACTTCCGCCCGCACTTCCCTTGGCTTCCGCTGTCCGCCGCGTTCCGCGTCCCCCCCGGCTCCGGCAGGAAACGCCGCCCGCGCGCTTTGGTTCCGCCGCCAACACGGTCCGGGGGGGGGGTTGAACGCCCCCTACCCGGCCTCGGCGAGCCCCGCTCGGCCTCCAGAGGAGAAGGGTGCGGGGCCAGGCCCGCAGCCAGGCCGGGACCCCAACCCCAAACTCCATCCTGGGAATTcgtgccccccaccccatcccatgGCCATGGGGTACCATGGCGTCCCCACTCCCACCCCCGACAACGCAGCGCAGCGGGTGCCGAACTCAGGTTTATTTACAGGCAGGCGTTACACAGCGCACCCAGCACCGGCCATCACCCACCAGCCTCCCCCCTCAGCCACAAACCCCCCCACAGCACGGGCGTGGGTCCCGCCGAGCCTTCGGGCATCTTCCAGTGCCACACTTGGCCATGGCGGTGCCCCAAGGCCTCtttgaagcacaggaggtttcaTCGCCATGTGAGGGTGAACTTCTTTAGGgctcaggctgcccagagagggtGTGGgctctccttccctggagatactcaaaagccacctggacaaCCACCTGTGTAACATGCCCTaggggatgctgcaggcaggggggtGGACTAGGCGggctctggaggtcccttcccacctcaaccaTGCCCTGCTCCTATAATTTACATCTTCCTCTGCTTCCAGGCTGCTTCCTGCACCTTGGCAGGGGACGGCTCAGCTCCAGCCACAGCCAGGACAGCGCCCTGAAAACAAGCTGCCAGGCTGGCTTCACACGAGGggcaagaagaaagcagagaggaaaagggggGACAAAatgggaagggatggggaggCCTTGGCAGGCAGGGGAGCTGTAACGCTGCTGTGTTCCCGTAATAAAGGATCCTGTGACCCTTTCTAACAGCTAAGTGGTGACGCCAGCCCTCCGAACCTTTCTCCTCGCTTACCTACGCCTGGGTTTCACTGCATGCAATGCCTGAAGTACCTGAAGTGCCCCGGGTTTCACCACACGGCTGCAGGGTCCGCGGTGGGCGGTGAGGCAGTGTTGGGATTCAGGAACCCCCCCAGGAGCCGCTGCAGCCCTGCGTGGGGGCCAGGTGGTGTAAATGGGCCCCGAGACCCTTGAAATCAGTGGTGAACTACGCCTTACAGGA
Above is a window of Oxyura jamaicensis isolate SHBP4307 breed ruddy duck chromosome 22 unlocalized genomic scaffold, BPBGC_Ojam_1.0 oxy22_random_OJ72703, whole genome shotgun sequence DNA encoding:
- the SNRNP27 gene encoding U4/U6.U5 small nuclear ribonucleoprotein 27 kDa protein, which encodes MGRSRSRSPPRRDRRRSRSTSRERERRRRERSRSRDRDRRRSRSRSPHRRRSRSPRRHRSSSSSPPRLKERRDEEKKEIKDSKGKERQITEEDLQGKTEEEIEMMKMMGFASFDTTKGKKVDGAANAYAINVSQKRKYRQYMNRKGGFNRPLDFIA